The following is a genomic window from Sedimenticola thiotaurini.
GGGGAGGCAGCAGACCGGCAGCCTCCCGGGGTCCCATCAGGCTCACATAAACCGTCAGGACCGGCTTTATTTTTCTATGCCACTGCTGATTGATCCGCTCATAGGCCCGGGTCAACCGATGATCCGGATCGGCGGGCAGAATACCGATCAGGCGCGGGCTGCGTAATCGATTCTCAAACTCCTGAACCAGCTGTTCAGTCAGCTTCCAGTACCGCTCGGGGCGGATGTCGGACTGGTAAACCAAGCGGGTGGCGATACGGTAGGACTGCATACGCAGGCTGCCGGCCTGGTTGACCGCTGCCGCATGGCCCTGGGTCTGCTCTTCAATGAAGATCGACCCCAACATGGTCATGAATGCCAGCAGGGTAATGAAACCCATGGAGATACCCATGCGCAACAGAACCGAATTTTTATAGCGGATGGCCATAGGGCGATCTTATCCTGTTCAAGGGTGGTAAAAATAAGGTTCTTTAGCAGTACCACCTTAAATTCCACAAGGTTAATACAGCCCCACCCAAATTACCTGAATAAATTATTTTTTCTTTATTTTCAGTTTGTTATACCGCATACCCCCACTACCACTTTAGTGGTATGTCCGCTTCACTGCTCCCTTCCCGGCCCTCTTCCACAACTTTTTTATCCCTTTAGACTGCCCTCCCAACGCTCCCATGAGCAGACGGTTTGTTGTGGATTGATTGGTGTTTGCAGGTATTGAAAAACATGGCTAGTCAGCAGAGAAAAGCACTATCCGTACTGAGCATGAATACCATCGCCTTTACGGCCTGTTTTGCCGTCTGGGTCATGTTCTCCATCATCGGCATACCGATCAAACAACTGCTCAACCTGAATGACACCCAGTTCGGCCTGCTGATCGCCACTCCCATCCTGACCGGCTCCCTGGTGCGCCTGCCGGTGGGCATGCTCACCGACAGGTTCGGCGGGCGCATCGTCTATTTCACCCTGATGTGCGCCATGTTGGTCCCGCTCTGGTTCATCGGCAACGCCACACAGTACTGGCAGTTCCTGGTTCTCGGTCTGTTTGTCGGGATCGCCGGAGCCTCCTTCTCAGTCGGCATCGCCTACACCGCACGCTGGTTTCCAAAAGAGAAACAGGGCTTTGCCATGGGCATCTTCGGCGCCGGCAATGCGGGTGCCGCTTTGACCAAGTTCGTCGCGCCCGCACTGGTGGTGAGCTACGGCTGGACCATGGTGCCAAAAGTCTACGCGATCGCCATGGCCGTGGTGGTGATCCTGTTCTGGATGTTCACCTACGAAGATCCCGAGCATAAGGTTTCATCCAGCGTTACGGTGAAACAGCAGTTGGCCGCCCTGAAAGATCCCCGGGTGTGGAAATACTGCCAGTACTACTCCCTGGTGTTCGGCGGTTTTGTCGGTCTGTCTCTCTGGATGACCAAGTACTACATCAATGAATACGGGTTTGACCTGACCCACGCCGCCCTGCTCGCCTCCATCTTCGTCCTGCCGTCCGGCGTGATCCGCGCCCTGGGAGGCTGGTTC
Proteins encoded in this region:
- a CDS encoding MFS transporter — encoded protein: MASQQRKALSVLSMNTIAFTACFAVWVMFSIIGIPIKQLLNLNDTQFGLLIATPILTGSLVRLPVGMLTDRFGGRIVYFTLMCAMLVPLWFIGNATQYWQFLVLGLFVGIAGASFSVGIAYTARWFPKEKQGFAMGIFGAGNAGAALTKFVAPALVVSYGWTMVPKVYAIAMAVVVILFWMFTYEDPEHKVSSSVTVKQQLAALKDPRVWKYCQYYSLVFGGFVGLSLWMTKYYINEYGFDLTHAALLASIFVLPSGVIRALGGWFSDRYGAYKVTWWVMWVSWVCLFIMSYPQTAITVKTINGPMTLDVGLNVWVFTILLFIVGIAWGFGKASVFKFLSDEYPDNIGVISGIVGLAGGMGGFLLPIMFGAMKDITGINSTVFMLLYGATSVSLIWMHYTFAREHQEQDMASARTHAVDAYLKSRENPEAYAAAKAAVEQAHLLEELFSRYSEAKQRAEQEADELRLRQLRATAVDTLE